The Ailuropoda melanoleuca isolate Jingjing chromosome 4, ASM200744v2, whole genome shotgun sequence region gctgggcatggagactacttaaaaaatataaataaaataaaaatgtcttagaGCTACTGAATCATACCAgactcttcattttacaaatgaaaaaaatgagatccagggaaatttcatttcttctggtgATCTTACTTACCTTTCAAGAGCCAGTTCAGGCACGCACATATAAGACTCCCCTGACTACTCCTTGCTGTCATCAaccccaaatatttactgactgtgTGTTAGGTACGAGCCCCTATTGCAGGCACTTGGGATCCACCAGTATACAACTgaaacaaaaatccctgcccttgagTAGCTTACATTGTAGCAGGGGACATGCAATAAACAGTAAgtgtaataaatacaaataaatactgtAAATCCTACAGTAGGGGGAAGGCTATAATACTATGGAGGAAGAGACTAGAGCAGGGAAAAGGAGGTCAGGAGTGCCAGAGAGTGGGGGTTGGTTCGTTTGTGATTTTTAAACAGTCATGTAGGTCTTGTTGAGAAGGTGGCAGTTGACAAGGACCTAAAAGGGGTAAGGAAGTTAGTAATACAGGCACCTGGTAGAAGAGTATGCCAGGCAGGGAGACAGCACATGcaaatgttctcttttatttttaagatatttatttatttgaaagagagagagagagagagtgtgtgtgtgtgtgtgtgtgtgtgtaattgggaggaggagaagagggggagagagagagaatcctcaagcagaatctacagtgagtggggagcccaatgcagggctcgatcccaggaccctgagatcatgacctgagctgaaatcaagagccggacgctcaaactactgagccaccaggcgccccagcacatgCAAATGTTCTTAGGTAGCAGCAGGCCTGATGAGCACAAGAAACAATGAGCACATCGGTGAGAGAAGTAAGGATTAGAGAGAAACTGAGCATGCAGAGCTCTGTGGACCAATGCTGAGACCTTGATTTGAGCAGAAGAGTGAGAGGATCCAACTCCTGACCTACAAGGTTCATTCTGGCTGCTGCATGGAGAACAGAATGTGGTGGACAGACACAGAAGCACAGAAACTTGAAGGGGGCTATTGCAGTGACTTAGGTAGGAGATGATGGCAGCTTGGAACCAGTGGTAGCTATCAAGTGAGGAGTAGTGAGAAGTGGTTTAATTCTGgccatattttgaaaatacaaccAACAGATTTGGTTGATAGATTAGATGGATTATAGGAGAGAATGTTTCTGagggttttcttcttcttcttttaagtcTAACCTACATACTTAACTAAATATTCCAATTCATCAGAATGTGTCATAATTATTTTTCCGTCTTTCACTCTGCACCAAGCTGTCTGAGGGCAGATGTGCTGTATTCACTTCTACATTCCCAATGCCTCCtgcagcattcaataaatatttgccaaataaatgaTCATGAACCAAGGCAGATGTGAATTCATATTGGACCCAATACCGTCTTTATCATCTCTCTGCCAAGATGCGTTCTACCTCAAGTATGAAAATCCATCTGCTAATATGAGGTCAGTCAGGCCCCAATCTAAGAGTTCAGACTACATGCTGGTCTCTCTTTCCtgactgtattagttttctactgctgtgtaacaaattaccacaaacatagTGACTTAAAAAGCAATGCACATTTATAATATCAGCCACTCACGGGTTAGGAGTCCAGGCACATGGTCTTCTGTAAGGTTATCACAAGGCTACAATCAAGATATCAGCCAGGCTGTGTGTGTTCTTACTTGGAGGGTGAACTGGAGTAGATTCTGTTTCTAAGCTTATTCAGGTTGTGGGCACTTAATCTCCTTGGACCATAGAACTGAAGGCTCCAGTTTTTTGCTGTTGGCTGGCGGCATCTTGCTGCTTCTAGAGGCTACCTGCAATCCTTTCTTCTTCAACATGTTCACTCACTTCAAGCCCACAAGGAGACTCATCAGTctgtaaaaagaaatgttatacaGCATAAAGGAATCCCAGGAGTAACATCCCGGCACTTTTGCTTTATTCTATTAGTTAGAAGCAAGGCACAGGTCAAGCCTACACTCAAGGAGAAGAAATTACACAAAAGCGTGAACATTGGGAAGTGGAAATCATCGGGGGCCGCCTTAGGGTCTGTCCACCACAATGACTTTtatcattagaatttttttaccATTCCAACAATTCTGACCCAGTGTTAGGTCTGGCATAGTACATCCCTCTAGACTTCGCTGTCCACTATTGTAGCCACTAGCCCCATAATGTGACCAGTGTgatggaagaaaagaattttgaacttcttttaaaattttaatgaatttaaattaaatttaaaaactgatactcAACTCAGTTATTGGAaaaatttttatgtgtctttggAACAATCTGGGTATATGAATCTAACTTCTCAATGAACTTTTATGAAACCTAGACACTCACTGATCAAGTATTTCCACTGAAAATTTAGTGTTCCCATTGAGATATGCCGTTAATTATAAAATCACTAGATTTCGAAGATTTAGtataaaaaagggaataaaatatcccattaatcatttttatattgattgcttgttgaaatgataacattCTGTATATACTGGGCtaaacaaaatacattattaaaataattttcatgtttcttttttctttttttttaatgggttacCAGTAAATCAAGTTACGAATGCGGCTTGCAGTCTACTGctgagagaaaatacaaagaggTATTCAGCTGACAATGAGGTTGGAAAGGCACACCACTGAAGTTAGCTAATAAGGCAAGACAACAGCTGTCTGATGCTAAACAATAATCACTGTAGCCGCTCAGAGGAGGGGAAGCCGGGGACACTCACAGGCCGGCCAGACTTCAGCAGAAGGCGAGCTAGACGAAGCTGAGCGTTGAGTGGACGCGCCGCAGGACGCGCTGCGCACGCACAGCTGCGCGCTCCTCCGGGGAACGTGGGGCGCCATTTGACCCTGCCGCCGCGCCGTAGGTCGGGCTGCACGCCGCTGGCTGCCATGGCGGACGTGTCCGAGCGGACGCTGCAGCTGTCTGTGCTGGTGGCCTTCGCGTCCGGGGTGCTCGTGGGCTGGCAGGCGAACCGGCTACGGAGGCGCTACCTGGACTGGAGGAAGCGGAGGCTGCAGGACAAGCTGGCGACGACTCAGAAGAAGCTGGACCTGGCCTGAGACCCCGCGCTGTCTGCCCCCGCCGGCCCCCGCTCGCCCCCGCTCGCCCACCTCGCCTCGCCCACTCGGGGGCTCCGGCCGGGCTCCAGCGTGAGCCACGGTAGCTTCATACTCCCCTTCTGGTGCGCGTTGCTCATTTTGGAGAGCCGGTGAGTAGTACTTAGGGGGCGGAGACTAAGGGGAGACCTTGGGATCGAGCGAATACCTTAGGGTAGGAGTGCCTGTGGATGCCTCACAGGAGGTGAGGGTTTGTTTTCCCCAATAACTTGCACTGTGGTGTCCTAGTTCAGCTCACTGCGTGCCTTTAGTGGGAATGTCTTACCACGTGCAACATTGTTGCACCTTGACATTAaacttcaaaaaggaaaatactggaaatgaaaggaagaagaaaacggACCGTGGAGGCCTGCCACCTCCTACCCCTTTATCATTCTTTTCGATGATATCCCTGGTAGACCATAGTACATCTTTGCATTCATGTTTTGTAATCTCCAATCTGAATTCTTTGGTTGTTGGCAGCCTGGTAAAGTGGAAAGACCAGTGGCCTGGAAGTTAGGAGCCTTCCATCTAGTGGTAGCTTTACCATCAGAGCTGTGAAAATTTAATTATCTGTAACATCGAATCTTACAGTTCATAGTTTAACTCCACAATAGAATAATTTGAagttaacttttatatatttctgattgtttttctcttttctatttccagCGGTTTGTCGACGATGGATATAGAGCACTGGACAGATCTAATTTCTCCTTGCACTTTATgagtcaattttattttcaaaataaaaaaaattttaaacatctttgaATCTTCTATCAAAAGGAAAGGAGTATCTTGCCTGCCAGGCAGTTTACTTCATCAAAAGATCTGGATTCTCAAAACGGAACTATTATTGTTTTTGAGCAATCTATGCCAGTTCCTTGTACAACTGCAAACCAGAGTTGGCCTAGTGACTGTATGAATCCTTTTGGCCAGCTGTTAACTGTTGGACCTGTTCAGGAAGGCAAGGACTGTGTAAAAATAACTGAGTTAAGGGTGACGTATATGCCCCAAGGATGGAGTGACAACATACTCCACTTATTACTggcaaaaatttcatttatatgtcattatagaatatatattaaaggaaaaacCTTCTTGACTAAAGCTTAGTGATAAATTCCAACTATTATCTAAAAATCAGGAGTAAGTGACTAAGTCCTTGGTTACTTTTGATTTGCAAGAGGTGTTTTCTATAACACTGTCCTTGCTCATTCTTATAAAGATTAATTTTGTGTCTCAGCACATTTAATAGCAGCTCCATATTAAcataagaaaattcagaaaagttcTTTCCACACAAagcttttaattttccattttactggGGCCATTATGCTTTATTActtccaactcttgttttcattttgtgaatgCAAGGACTAAAATGTTGGTTCTTAGAGCTCATCCCATCTGGACTACAGTTTGTTTCTGAACCATATGAGAAGATAAAGGCCATCAGGTGGGAATTCCCTCATTGTTCTTCCTCAATAGCTCTGTTGAGGGCAGCGATTTTCAACAGGGCTGCACAATATAATCATcaagagagctttaaaaatactgatctGTGCATGCCCCTCCCCACAGATTTCGGTTCAAGTAGTTTGGAGGGTGCCTGGGGATTGGGATTTTTAAAGCTTTGCAGGTGACTGTGATGCCCAGCAgaggttgaaaaccactggtttTGAGGCTTTATCTCATTAGCTTCTTTCTCAGAAGAGAAGATGAATTCTgcatcccacccccaccttcaccTCCCCCTCCCAAGGACCTTCCTTGTTCTCTACTACACCATTTCTATCTAGCATCTGCAGgtctctccctgctttccctctATTTACAAACATGCACAGatcttgactttaaaaaaaatctttagttgACCCCATCATTTGCTAATTAGAAAAAGTGGTCCACTATCActttcttcctaaatattttaccCATTAACCTGCTGCAGTCTGCCCTCTGCACCCCTAGAGCTATTGTTATCTAATGGCCATTTCTGAATACTTAATTTTCACCTCCAGAGTATTTGATAATGCCAGCTTCTCCTTTAAAATTCTTCCCATGCTTCCCTAATAATTTAAAACCTTCCCAAGTTTCCAAACTTTTACTACTGCTTCCTTTCCCAAGTTCTTTCAACTTCAATCCTTGGTCCTCtgctctgtcctttccttttgaTTACCCAACCAGTCCCTAGGCTTAACTATCCTATCCAAGCAGAACCCCCTCTAAGACATTTCTGTCCCACCTGATCCTTTTATTTCCAGCTTCAAACTTAAACTGCCTAGTGGGTGTTTTCATTGGATAATCCTCAAGAACTCAAATGCAATGTGTACAGTGTAGGTGGTAAAGCTTCATGATTCTAGTCCATCACCCTAGCTCATAAGCTCTTTGAGGCCAGTGCCTTAAACATTTTGTACCACAGGTCCAACCACTGCTTTCCACCAAGGTGCTCATATATTTGACACTTATATTTTGAGGTGGATTATTTTAAGATCCTGAACTAGCCAACTTTCTC contains the following coding sequences:
- the MTLN gene encoding mitoregulin; translation: MWWTDTEAQKLEGGYCSDLGRAAHAQLRAPPGNVGRHLTLPPRRRSGCTPLAAMADVSERTLQLSVLVAFASGVLVGWQANRLRRRYLDWRKRRLQDKLATTQKKLDLA